One window from the genome of Alistipes sp. ZOR0009 encodes:
- a CDS encoding M48 family metallopeptidase encodes MRKFLMFALGAGIFISACTTVPVTGRKQLSLVSSGEMVALGEQNYKETLGQSKLSTNKIQTEQIKRVGLKIQKAVEKYMADNGLASRLEGFNWEFNLIKNDTIVNAWCMPGGKVAFYTGILPICKDDNGIAVVMGHEIAHAIANHGAERMSQAMALEMGGKLGAVLLGGKSQQTQQVFQTLYPIGAQVGVILPYSRDNELEADKMGLIFMAMAGYNPDTAIPFWQRMADMSKGGKNPQFLSTHPAENTRIDKIRASLPEVMKYYKK; translated from the coding sequence ATGAGAAAATTTTTGATGTTTGCGTTGGGCGCAGGTATTTTTATTTCCGCTTGTACTACCGTTCCTGTAACAGGGCGTAAGCAGCTTTCGTTAGTGTCTTCTGGCGAAATGGTCGCTCTTGGCGAGCAGAATTACAAGGAGACTCTTGGGCAATCAAAATTGTCGACTAATAAAATTCAAACCGAACAAATTAAGCGAGTTGGCCTGAAAATTCAAAAGGCTGTAGAAAAATACATGGCTGATAATGGGCTTGCTTCTAGGCTTGAAGGTTTTAATTGGGAGTTTAATCTCATAAAGAATGATACTATCGTAAATGCCTGGTGTATGCCTGGAGGTAAGGTTGCCTTTTATACTGGGATTCTACCCATTTGTAAAGATGATAATGGAATAGCTGTAGTTATGGGGCACGAAATAGCCCATGCTATTGCTAACCATGGAGCTGAGAGAATGTCTCAGGCAATGGCTTTGGAAATGGGAGGAAAATTAGGGGCTGTACTATTGGGTGGGAAATCTCAGCAAACTCAGCAGGTATTCCAAACTCTATATCCAATAGGAGCGCAGGTTGGTGTAATTCTTCCTTATAGTAGAGATAACGAGTTAGAGGCTGATAAGATGGGGCTTATCTTTATGGCTATGGCAGGATATAATCCGGATACGGCAATCCCTTTTTGGCAACGTATGGCAGATATGAGTAAAGGAGGAAAAAATCCTCAGTTTCTTTCGACTCACCCTGCAGAAAATACCCGTATTGATAAGATTCGGGCATCATTGCCAGAAGTGATGAAGTACTATAAGAAATAA